From the Treponema sp. J25 genome, one window contains:
- a CDS encoding iron-containing alcohol dehydrogenase encodes MVDFVFKLDPKVIIGTDTINWISKVIEPYGNRVMVVTEPVLYENNVIDRVSQVLSEANIEFIVFDNVPPQATAQVAEEVAELARAARCSVIIGLGGIKTQAIAKIASLVFPAGTYLFDILDNEIRPSSFLPYVAVPTSGRDPFLFANSCVAVDPRDRSVKLVETPESLCVATILDENVSESLSEKFAATTAFDGFLIAFEAYLSTKISFIGEALLERAFVLYRQLFDSFSTNKMGDLGKISSQAGFLTSLGASVSSPGIGTALAYALNARFPVAKSWCSTILLPHIMEFLLSARPERLARIAELIGEPTEGVSKSEAAHMAIEAIRRWMGILQVPARLKDLDLVLERLVPVAETARALPFVAYSPRPITVEETYELLKEAY; translated from the coding sequence ATGGTGGATTTTGTTTTTAAATTAGATCCAAAAGTAATCATAGGGACGGACACCATTAATTGGATCAGTAAGGTGATAGAGCCTTATGGTAATCGTGTCATGGTGGTGACCGAACCGGTTCTGTATGAAAATAACGTTATTGATAGGGTAAGCCAGGTCCTTTCGGAAGCAAATATTGAATTCATCGTGTTTGATAATGTTCCACCCCAGGCCACTGCCCAGGTGGCGGAAGAGGTTGCAGAACTGGCTCGCGCTGCCCGATGTTCAGTAATCATCGGTCTAGGTGGAATAAAAACCCAGGCAATCGCAAAAATAGCATCCCTTGTCTTTCCTGCAGGAACCTATTTGTTTGATATTCTGGATAACGAGATCCGGCCTTCTTCTTTTTTGCCTTATGTGGCGGTCCCTACCAGTGGGCGGGATCCCTTTTTATTTGCCAATTCCTGTGTTGCGGTGGATCCTCGGGATCGTTCTGTAAAGCTCGTCGAAACCCCGGAATCTCTCTGTGTGGCTACCATTCTGGATGAAAATGTATCCGAGTCCCTTTCGGAAAAGTTCGCCGCCACCACCGCCTTTGATGGCTTTCTTATCGCCTTTGAGGCCTATCTTTCTACGAAAATAAGTTTCATTGGTGAAGCCCTCCTAGAACGGGCCTTTGTGCTGTATCGACAACTGTTTGATTCTTTTTCCACGAATAAAATGGGGGATTTAGGGAAAATTTCTTCTCAGGCAGGGTTTCTGACTTCCCTGGGGGCTTCAGTCAGTAGCCCCGGGATTGGTACGGCCCTGGCCTATGCTTTAAACGCCCGTTTCCCGGTAGCAAAATCCTGGTGCTCCACGATTTTACTGCCCCATATTATGGAGTTTTTACTATCTGCCCGTCCAGAACGACTTGCCCGTATAGCGGAGTTGATAGGAGAGCCCACTGAGGGCGTTTCGAAATCTGAGGCGGCCCATATGGCTATCGAGGCGATTCGGCGCTGGATGGGGATACTCCAGGTTCCTGCCCGTCTAAAGGATCTTGATTTAGTCCTGGAACGACTTGTCCCGGTGGCCGAAACCGCCCGAGCCCTTCCTTTTGTAGCCTATAGCCCTCGTCCTATTACGGTTGAAGAAACCTATGAGCTTTTAAAAGAAGCGTATTGA
- a CDS encoding flagellin, whose translation MIINHNLSAMYADRSLRVTQTYLDKNMEKLSSGLRINRAGDDASGLAVSEKMRSQIRGLNQASTNALNGISFIQTAEGYLQETQDIIQRMRELAVQASNGIYTAEDRMQIQVEISQLVDEIDRIASHAQFNGLNMLTGRFARETGENVVTASMWFHIGANMDQRERVYIGTMTAKGLGVRNPGDNTILTLEDPDSANRAIGTLDEALKKVNKQRADLGAYQNRLEHAIRGIDIGAENLQAAESRIRDTDMAKETVGYTKNQILSQAGTAMLAQANQRSQGVLQLLQ comes from the coding sequence ATGATCATCAATCACAACCTGAGTGCCATGTATGCAGATCGTTCTCTCCGGGTTACCCAAACCTATCTGGACAAGAACATGGAGAAACTTTCGAGCGGTCTGCGGATCAATCGGGCCGGTGATGATGCTTCTGGTTTAGCGGTATCCGAAAAAATGCGCAGTCAGATTCGCGGTCTGAATCAGGCATCGACTAATGCGCTTAATGGTATCTCATTTATCCAGACTGCGGAAGGATACCTGCAGGAAACTCAGGACATCATCCAGCGCATGCGTGAACTGGCAGTACAGGCTTCAAACGGTATTTATACCGCTGAAGACCGGATGCAAATCCAGGTTGAAATTTCTCAGCTCGTGGATGAAATTGACCGCATTGCATCCCATGCTCAGTTCAACGGACTCAACATGCTCACCGGACGGTTTGCCCGAGAAACGGGCGAAAACGTGGTTACCGCCTCCATGTGGTTCCACATTGGGGCAAACATGGATCAGCGAGAACGGGTGTATATCGGTACCATGACCGCTAAGGGTCTTGGTGTCCGAAACCCCGGTGACAACACTATTCTTACTCTGGAAGATCCGGACAGTGCAAACCGTGCTATTGGAACCCTCGATGAGGCCCTCAAAAAAGTAAACAAGCAACGGGCAGATCTGGGTGCCTACCAGAACCGACTTGAACACGCCATCCGCGGCATCGATATCGGCGCAGAGAATTTACAGGCCGCCGAATCACGGATCCGCGACACGGATATGGCGAAGGAAACGGTGGGATATACCAAGAACCAGATCCTCAGCCAGGCAGGAACGGCCATGCTTGCTCAGGCCAATCAGCGAAGCCAGGGAGTCCTGCAGTTGCTCCAGTAA
- a CDS encoding flagellar biosynthesis anti-sigma factor FlgM — MMIDRIGSIDPVQGNKKTEKPSQVHKNVSSDSVSLSHEAIEKAELYQALEIVSSVPDSRAEKIAELKKKINDPDYLTQQVIEKTADAIMESLGIK, encoded by the coding sequence ATGATGATTGATAGAATTGGTTCGATAGATCCCGTCCAGGGAAACAAAAAGACAGAAAAACCCTCTCAGGTTCATAAGAATGTTTCGAGTGACTCGGTGTCCCTTTCACACGAAGCAATAGAAAAGGCTGAGTTATATCAGGCCCTGGAGATAGTTTCCTCTGTTCCTGATAGCCGGGCAGAGAAAATTGCGGAGTTGAAAAAGAAAATAAACGATCCCGACTATCTTACCCAGCAGGTGATAGAGAAGACCGCCGATGCCATTATGGAATCGTTGGGTATAAAATAG
- the rsmI gene encoding 16S rRNA (cytidine(1402)-2'-O)-methyltransferase, with translation MSILYVIATPIGNLGDITIRALETLKNVDLVACEDTRQTAKLLQHYQISVPLISCRAQNELKVAPRVISILNEGKLCAYLSDAGTPGMSDPGALLVRAVLEAGHEIIPLPGPSAFATLLSVAGGLDKTVTFEGFVSPKGGRRRTRLEELMERKEAFVLYESPFRIVKLLEDVADIDGERYVCVGREMTKYHEEYLRGRVTEVLEKLRQRGDQKGEFSVYISGKKDNKILQ, from the coding sequence GTGTCCATATTATATGTGATTGCCACCCCTATTGGGAACCTGGGAGATATAACTATCCGCGCCCTGGAAACATTAAAGAACGTGGACCTTGTGGCATGCGAGGATACCCGCCAGACCGCTAAACTGCTCCAGCATTATCAAATATCGGTTCCCCTTATCTCATGTCGAGCGCAGAATGAGTTAAAAGTAGCCCCCCGTGTTATATCTATCCTGAATGAAGGGAAGCTTTGTGCCTATCTTTCCGATGCGGGGACCCCAGGAATGAGTGATCCGGGGGCTTTGTTGGTTAGGGCCGTGCTTGAAGCGGGGCATGAGATTATCCCCCTTCCAGGTCCTTCGGCTTTTGCAACCCTGCTGAGTGTAGCCGGGGGGCTTGATAAGACGGTTACCTTTGAGGGTTTTGTATCCCCAAAAGGAGGAAGGCGGCGAACTCGGTTGGAAGAGCTTATGGAACGCAAAGAAGCGTTTGTTCTGTACGAGTCTCCCTTTCGTATAGTAAAGTTATTAGAGGATGTTGCCGATATAGATGGTGAACGATATGTATGCGTAGGCCGAGAAATGACCAAGTATCATGAGGAATACCTGCGGGGAAGGGTTACTGAGGTACTTGAAAAACTCCGGCAGAGGGGTGATCAAAAAGGTGAATTTTCGGTATACATATCTGGAAAGAAAGATAATAAGATATTACAATAA